A single region of the Chelonia mydas isolate rCheMyd1 chromosome 4, rCheMyd1.pri.v2, whole genome shotgun sequence genome encodes:
- the LOC102937397 gene encoding profilin-1: MASWKSYIDHLMADGTCQDAAIVGYKDVPSVWAAVPGKIFVGISPVEMNVLLGKDRSLLFVNGLTLGGQKCSVIRDNLMDGEFTMDLRTKSIKGEPTFNITISRTARTLVVLMGKEGIHGGNVNMKCFEMACYLRNAGY; encoded by the coding sequence ATGGCCAGTTGGAAATCCTACATTGACCACCTGATGGCTGATGGGACATGCCAGGATGCTGCCATTGTTGGTTACAAGGATGTTCCTTCTGTGTGGGCTGCTGTCCCTGGCAAGATCTTTGTGGGCATCTCTCCTGTGGAGATGAATGTGTTACTGGGGAAAGATCGCTCTCTGCTATTTGTCAATGGACTGACACTGGGAGGCCAGAAGTGCTCAGTGATCAGAGACAATCTGATGGATGGAGAGTTCACCATGGATCTGAGAACAAAGAGCATTAAAGGAGAACCCACTTTCAACATTACAATCTCCCGAACAGCCAGAACTTTGGTTGTGCTAATGGGCAAAGAAGGAATCCATGGAGGAAATGttaacatgaaatgttttgagaTGGCTTGCTACTTAAGAAATGCAGGGTATTGA